A stretch of Kryptolebias marmoratus isolate JLee-2015 linkage group LG24, ASM164957v2, whole genome shotgun sequence DNA encodes these proteins:
- the ccl44 gene encoding chemokine (C-C motif) ligand 44 — protein MFILQMLTVLCLTAVFLASVEANGVQMQSVQCCMLYSQGKVRTKDVLRFEVQTEGPDCSIKAIILYTKKAVKCADPRDRKVKRLLRKLQQRQIKAMWFLPRDNLPVMTEDKNEHLADLSVQW, from the exons ATGTTCATCCTGCAGATGTTGACTGTTCTCTGTCTCACTGCTGTCTTCCTGGCATCTGTGGAAG ctaATGGCGTGCAGATGCAGAGTGTCCAGTGCTGCATGTTGTACTCCCAGGGCAAGGTGCGTACCAAGGACGTGTTGCGGTTTGAGGTGCAGACTGAGGGGCCAGACTGCAGTATAAAAGCCATCAT CCTTTACACAAAGAAGGCAGTGAAATGTGCAGACCCCAGAGATCGCAAGGTGAAGAGGTTGTTGAGGAAACTCCAGCAGAGACAAATCAAGGCAATGTGGTTCCTTCCTCGTGATAACCTGCCCGTCATGACAGAG GACAAAAATGAACACTTGGCAGATCTCAGTGTGCAGTGGTGA